From one Candidatus Thioglobus sp. NP1 genomic stretch:
- a CDS encoding NAD(P)-dependent oxidoreductase has protein sequence MKKVLITEFMEQESVDKISELFDVNYDPSLHEKLEILSSQIVDVDAVIVRNKTQLNEELLTQAKNLCFVGRLGVGLDNINTDFCSSNNIKVQPATGMNADSVAEYVISCALSLLKNIPISHNGTIIGNWPRTTIESRELGGKTLGLLGFGVIGKKVCRLAQVFGAKVIAYDPFVPDSDAKKYNVSLVSQNDIFVNSDVISIHLPLTDETKDLINKSSFSLMKRAPIVINSSRGSIVNEKDLLKAYSDNLIKGFALDVYSSEPVNENFYKQVNGSMNCILTPHTSGVTVESNIRVSQFIADKTIQFLGN, from the coding sequence ATGAAAAAAGTCCTAATAACAGAATTTATGGAGCAAGAGAGTGTTGATAAAATATCAGAGCTTTTTGATGTAAATTATGATCCAAGTCTGCATGAAAAACTTGAGATTTTAAGTTCTCAAATAGTTGATGTAGATGCCGTCATAGTAAGAAATAAAACTCAACTCAATGAAGAGCTATTAACTCAAGCAAAAAATCTTTGTTTTGTTGGAAGATTAGGCGTTGGTTTAGATAATATTAACACTGATTTCTGTTCTAGCAACAACATTAAAGTTCAACCTGCAACTGGAATGAATGCAGACTCTGTGGCTGAATATGTTATTAGTTGTGCACTCTCCTTATTAAAGAATATCCCAATTTCACATAATGGAACTATCATCGGTAATTGGCCAAGAACAACTATTGAGTCAAGAGAACTTGGGGGTAAAACTTTAGGACTTCTTGGCTTTGGTGTAATTGGGAAAAAAGTATGTCGATTAGCGCAGGTTTTTGGAGCAAAGGTAATTGCTTATGATCCTTTTGTTCCGGACTCTGATGCTAAAAAATATAATGTCTCGTTGGTTAGTCAAAATGATATTTTTGTTAATTCTGATGTAATATCGATCCACCTTCCTCTTACAGATGAAACTAAAGATTTAATTAATAAAAGCTCATTTAGCTTAATGAAAAGGGCTCCAATTGTTATAAATTCATCAAGAGGATCAATTGTTAATGAGAAAGACTTATTAAAAGCTTATAGTGATAATTTGATTAAAGGTTTTGCGCTAGATGTTTACAGCTCTGAGCCTGTAAACGAAAACTTCTATAAACAGGTAAATGGTTCAATGAATTGTATTCTAACGCCTCATACTTCAGGAGTTACAGTTGAGTCAAATATTAGAGTGAGTCAGTTTATTGCTGACAAAACAATTCAGTTTTTAGGTAACTAG
- a CDS encoding Gfo/Idh/MocA family protein: MIKKIKYAIIGGGCMGQEHILNIEIIEDAEVVALCDTSQKSINECLDLLNNEVAIFEDYNDLIEANIANAFIIATPNFSHIDVLKDVMRSGAHLLIEKPLCTTVKDCQEFEEMAKNYSGVIWTAMEYRYMPPVQRMIQEIHNGTIGDLKMLSIREHRFPFLHKVDDWNRFAIKTGGTLVEKCCHFFDLMRLIAQSEPLKVYASGNQDVNHLNETYDGMTPDILDNAFVIVDFDNGVRAFLDLCMFAENSEYQEELCAVGSIGKIETEVPSNKSGITNSDIRIGLREDNTALKENIEVDAKIHEVGHHHGSTYYEHTSFIKAIQNNTKPEVSLKDGLIAVAIGEAAEKSIKEGRIVQMSEFNL, encoded by the coding sequence GTGATTAAAAAAATTAAATACGCTATTATCGGTGGCGGCTGTATGGGTCAAGAGCACATACTTAATATTGAGATTATTGAAGATGCTGAGGTAGTTGCATTGTGCGATACGAGCCAAAAATCGATAAATGAATGTCTTGACTTACTTAACAATGAAGTAGCTATTTTTGAAGATTACAATGACCTTATTGAGGCTAATATTGCAAATGCATTTATAATTGCAACGCCTAATTTTTCTCATATTGACGTTTTAAAAGATGTTATGAGATCAGGAGCGCATCTCTTAATTGAAAAACCACTTTGTACGACAGTAAAAGACTGCCAAGAATTTGAAGAAATGGCAAAAAATTATTCTGGAGTAATTTGGACTGCAATGGAGTATCGCTATATGCCTCCTGTACAAAGGATGATTCAAGAGATACATAATGGCACTATTGGTGATTTAAAGATGCTCTCGATAAGGGAGCACCGCTTTCCCTTTCTTCATAAAGTTGATGACTGGAATAGATTTGCAATAAAAACTGGTGGTACTTTAGTTGAAAAGTGCTGTCATTTCTTTGACCTAATGAGGCTCATTGCTCAAAGTGAGCCATTAAAAGTTTATGCCAGTGGCAATCAAGATGTAAATCATTTAAATGAGACTTATGATGGAATGACTCCAGACATCCTTGATAATGCTTTTGTTATTGTTGACTTTGATAATGGCGTTAGAGCATTCCTTGACTTATGTATGTTTGCTGAGAATTCAGAATATCAAGAAGAGCTTTGTGCTGTTGGCTCAATTGGAAAAATAGAAACTGAAGTACCCTCTAATAAATCTGGAATCACCAACTCAGATATTCGAATTGGTCTTAGAGAAGATAATACTGCGTTAAAGGAAAATATTGAGGTTGATGCAAAAATTCATGAGGTAGGTCATCACCATGGATCTACATATTATGAACACACTTCCTTTATTAAGGCTATTCAAAATAATACTAAACCAGAAGTATCACTTAAAGATGGCCTTATTGCGGTAGCAATTGGTGAGGCTGCTGAAAAGTCAATTAAAGAAGGAAGAATCGTTCAAATGAGTGAGTTTAATCTCTAG
- a CDS encoding tagatose 1,6-diphosphate aldolase, whose translation MPTKNIGKLIHLKKLCTDNNHFQMLAVDQRPPIFNIISKAKGRKHNYAEVVECKKLITTNLSHLATAILMDPHYSLSNILQYNNSKGLVITLEEHSFVETAQGRFSENIDNWSVEKIKKAGGDAVKVLAWYRPDAEAKSIEHQKKYVKQVGLECEKYNIPFLLELLVYPFQDDENHTKEYQEQKQKKSRHVIDSVKEFAKDEYKVDIFKLESPVDSDQLENEISGKTELAFKELSEATNDKPWVVLSSGMGKDSFYKCLELAYKNGASGYLAGRTIWLDAFNNYPDISLVEKGLKNDSVTYIKKLNDLTAKKAQSLETFFINGFKIQEPEKFTKNFGGF comes from the coding sequence ATGCCAACGAAAAATATTGGAAAGTTAATACATTTAAAAAAACTTTGTACAGATAATAATCATTTTCAAATGCTTGCTGTAGACCAGAGACCTCCCATCTTTAATATCATATCTAAGGCAAAAGGCAGAAAGCATAACTATGCTGAAGTAGTTGAATGTAAAAAATTAATTACCACAAACTTATCTCATTTAGCTACAGCCATTCTAATGGATCCTCATTATTCATTATCAAATATTCTTCAATATAATAACTCTAAAGGACTTGTTATAACTCTTGAAGAACATAGTTTCGTTGAAACAGCACAAGGTCGATTCTCAGAAAATATTGATAACTGGAGTGTAGAGAAAATTAAAAAAGCAGGTGGAGACGCAGTCAAAGTTTTAGCTTGGTATCGACCTGATGCTGAGGCAAAGTCAATTGAGCATCAAAAAAAATATGTCAAACAAGTTGGTCTAGAGTGTGAAAAATATAATATTCCTTTTCTATTAGAACTTCTCGTTTACCCTTTTCAAGACGATGAAAACCATACAAAAGAATATCAAGAACAAAAACAAAAAAAGTCACGTCATGTAATTGATAGTGTCAAAGAGTTCGCCAAAGATGAATACAAAGTTGATATTTTTAAGTTAGAAAGTCCTGTTGATAGTGATCAACTTGAAAATGAGATTAGTGGGAAGACTGAACTAGCTTTTAAAGAGCTCTCTGAAGCGACCAATGATAAGCCTTGGGTTGTCTTATCATCTGGAATGGGTAAAGACTCCTTTTATAAATGTCTTGAACTTGCTTATAAAAATGGTGCCTCAGGTTACCTTGCTGGAAGAACGATTTGGCTTGATGCTTTTAATAACTATCCAGATATTAGCCTAGTTGAAAAAGGTTTAAAAAATGACTCTGTAACTTATATTAAAAAACTTAATGATTTGACAGCTAAAAAAGCTCAATCTCTTGAAACATTTTTTATAAATGGCTTTAAAATTCAAGAACCTGAAAAATTTACTAAGAACTTCGGAGGTTTTTAA
- a CDS encoding ABC transporter substrate-binding protein gives MKKSILLASILAVSSFGVNAAEIKFVCYQDANECDVLQQMSSIWEGSTGNTVNFEIVGYDVVRDQLENQLEAGSAPDVARVTNLGGLNQYYLDLTPYVDVAKWEANYGATLPWYRKPSGDNGIYGWQAQLTVTGPYVNVTMFEDAGVDMPEEGASWDDWADALRVVKSELGLTAGLAMDRTAHRWAGPAFSYGAKFHENGVPILVDDGFKAFAEKFVGWHEEGLMPAEGWPAGGGTAYKNAAPLFLDGTVAMHMSGSWMLGNYDANITDFEWKVVPIPCGTGGCGAMPGGSGVVAFNSTKHPEVSASFIDFLSQAGRAGYFAANTSNITAHQGLQKKGIDYDGVSQRVSAGLSTFAANAGKAAESTPQAYWFQGYNKNFAIYGIVPDYITKAITGEMSLDDALAAIDADVAAKIAE, from the coding sequence ATGAAAAAAAGTATTTTATTGGCATCTATTCTTGCCGTCTCCTCGTTTGGTGTCAATGCAGCAGAAATTAAATTTGTTTGCTATCAAGATGCTAATGAGTGTGATGTTTTGCAACAGATGTCTTCTATATGGGAAGGTTCAACTGGAAATACAGTTAACTTTGAGATAGTTGGTTATGATGTCGTTAGAGATCAGCTTGAAAACCAACTTGAGGCAGGTTCTGCTCCAGACGTCGCCCGTGTTACAAATTTAGGTGGACTTAATCAATATTATCTTGATTTAACTCCTTATGTAGATGTTGCAAAATGGGAAGCAAATTATGGTGCTACATTGCCATGGTATAGAAAACCATCTGGCGATAATGGTATTTATGGCTGGCAAGCTCAGCTCACGGTTACGGGTCCATATGTAAACGTGACTATGTTTGAAGATGCTGGTGTTGATATGCCTGAGGAAGGAGCTTCATGGGATGATTGGGCTGATGCCTTAAGAGTTGTTAAATCAGAGCTTGGCTTAACTGCTGGTCTTGCTATGGATAGAACAGCTCACAGATGGGCTGGTCCTGCATTCTCATATGGTGCTAAATTCCATGAAAATGGTGTTCCTATTCTAGTTGATGACGGCTTCAAAGCTTTTGCTGAAAAGTTTGTTGGGTGGCATGAAGAGGGCTTAATGCCTGCTGAAGGTTGGCCTGCTGGTGGGGGAACTGCTTATAAAAATGCAGCACCTCTTTTCCTTGATGGAACAGTAGCTATGCATATGTCAGGCTCTTGGATGCTTGGTAACTATGATGCAAATATCACTGATTTTGAATGGAAAGTTGTTCCAATTCCATGTGGAACAGGTGGTTGTGGAGCAATGCCAGGAGGTTCTGGAGTTGTTGCGTTTAATTCAACTAAACACCCTGAAGTTTCTGCTTCTTTCATTGACTTCTTGTCACAAGCTGGAAGAGCTGGTTATTTTGCAGCTAATACTTCAAACATTACTGCACACCAAGGTCTTCAGAAAAAAGGAATTGATTATGATGGTGTAAGCCAAAGAGTTTCTGCTGGACTTTCAACTTTTGCAGCTAATGCTGGTAAAGCAGCGGAATCTACACCACAAGCATACTGGTTCCAAGGCTACAATAAGAACTTTGCCATTTATGGTATTGTTCCTGATTACATAACCAAAGCTATTACGGGTGAAATGAGCCTTGATGACGCTTTGGCAGCAATTGATGCTGACGTAGCAGCAAAGATAGCTGAGTAA
- a CDS encoding carbohydrate ABC transporter permease, with translation MFDAVLNLNNWLLFFVLYLLTGFILAKDVYGFVPKLMSSIGWPIEFTQKLFGTKSLPYLFLFPNILIFGLFTFLPLFMNFGFSVTDGTSINFENRAFSGLDNLARITQEIQIDTGGINVENAKFKSALYDTFVFVILQVPIMILIALFTAIVLNREVIGRGFWRAVFFYPVMLSPVVVAFLWTLILKRQGMLSQTLMDWNWISEPIQWLMDPSWTMFWSIFVYTWAHMGFYMLILLAGLQSIPRDLYEAAQMDGTSERRVFWRITLPLLMPILLVVTVLSLIKAVQAFEELYALQVGWISLVSYIVENAGIRGQKTFFGLGIAAMASLIVALILIVLSLLQFYLTRRQIKL, from the coding sequence ATGTTTGACGCTGTTCTAAATCTTAATAACTGGCTTTTATTTTTCGTTTTATATCTTTTGACTGGCTTTATATTGGCAAAGGATGTCTACGGCTTTGTTCCAAAACTTATGTCAAGTATTGGCTGGCCAATTGAATTTACTCAGAAGCTATTTGGAACAAAATCACTGCCTTATCTTTTCTTATTTCCAAATATATTAATTTTTGGACTCTTTACTTTTCTTCCATTATTTATGAACTTTGGTTTTTCTGTAACCGATGGAACAAGTATTAACTTTGAAAATAGAGCCTTCTCAGGTCTGGATAACTTGGCAAGGATTACTCAGGAAATTCAAATTGATACTGGTGGTATCAATGTTGAAAATGCTAAATTTAAGTCAGCTCTTTACGATACCTTTGTTTTTGTAATTCTTCAGGTGCCAATAATGATTCTTATTGCACTTTTTACTGCAATAGTTCTTAATAGAGAGGTTATAGGAAGAGGTTTTTGGAGAGCTGTATTTTTCTATCCAGTCATGCTAAGCCCTGTGGTTGTTGCATTTCTATGGACTCTTATATTGAAGAGGCAAGGTATGCTGTCTCAAACGCTAATGGATTGGAACTGGATTAGTGAACCAATCCAGTGGTTAATGGATCCAAGTTGGACTATGTTCTGGTCAATTTTTGTCTATACATGGGCTCATATGGGTTTTTATATGCTCATCTTACTCGCTGGCCTGCAGTCCATTCCAAGGGATCTTTATGAGGCGGCACAAATGGATGGTACCTCTGAAAGGCGAGTTTTTTGGCGAATAACATTACCCTTACTTATGCCAATCTTGCTTGTTGTAACAGTGCTCTCATTAATTAAAGCAGTGCAAGCATTTGAAGAGCTGTATGCTCTTCAAGTTGGGTGGATTTCTCTTGTTTCTTATATTGTAGAAAATGCTGGAATTAGAGGTCAAAAAACTTTTTTTGGTCTTGGAATAGCGGCAATGGCATCGCTAATTGTTGCACTGATACTAATTGTTCTTTCGCTGCTTCAATTCTATTTAACTCGAAGGCAGATTAAGCTATGA
- a CDS encoding carbohydrate ABC transporter permease, whose translation MNDVIKFFTRRQGRKQASLTDWISYGFLFLGFLIIFLPVLWLVMNSVKSQFLLQKYDTNFLPMDYERIARATIYGPDGKNILIMKDLDPWVMFWKNLDDDERAEKDVINYIKNFSGNEYYALRSHFGLVSVLAKELIVDQDLPDWLIKYPSMFPSAKKDYDPQSIVDSLNQEDARLLSEFLGLKPYKPNGFTAQILISMADPQTGEVVEYSVSRINPTKDTVNARLVSNPEAGIAKLPQNEIIINKSLKPSWINYTDPLTKKALGSFDAVRCLNNSVFVTIVATLITLLINSMAAFALSKYRFNGQVVFFVIILATLMVPASVLIVGIFKMVTMTGLSGSLWGVIIPGAATPTGVFMLRQYMLTIPDELLEAARMDAASEWTIYWRIIFPLALPAIAVLGILSIIWRWNDLILPMIAVSTTKAAYTIQLCLLDFNGEYLAREHYALAMTVVSLVPTTLVFVFLQKYITTGIASTGMK comes from the coding sequence ATGAATGATGTTATAAAGTTTTTTACTCGCAGGCAGGGTAGAAAACAAGCAAGCTTGACTGACTGGATTTCATATGGTTTTTTATTCCTTGGGTTTTTAATTATCTTTTTGCCAGTTCTGTGGCTGGTTATGAACTCAGTTAAATCGCAGTTTTTACTTCAAAAATACGATACCAATTTTCTACCAATGGATTATGAGCGAATCGCCAGAGCAACAATCTACGGCCCTGATGGTAAAAATATATTGATTATGAAAGACCTAGATCCTTGGGTCATGTTCTGGAAAAATTTAGATGACGATGAACGGGCTGAAAAGGATGTTATAAACTATATTAAGAACTTTAGTGGTAATGAATACTATGCATTAAGATCTCACTTTGGTTTAGTTTCAGTTTTAGCCAAAGAGTTAATTGTTGATCAAGACTTACCAGATTGGCTGATTAAGTATCCGAGTATGTTTCCTAGTGCGAAGAAAGATTATGATCCTCAGTCCATAGTTGATAGTTTAAATCAAGAGGACGCTAGATTATTGTCAGAATTTTTAGGACTCAAGCCCTATAAACCCAATGGGTTTACTGCTCAAATTCTAATCTCCATGGCTGATCCTCAAACGGGTGAGGTAGTTGAGTATTCAGTTAGTCGAATTAACCCAACTAAAGACACTGTTAATGCAAGGCTTGTATCTAACCCTGAAGCAGGTATAGCTAAACTTCCTCAGAATGAGATTATTATCAATAAAAGCTTAAAACCTTCATGGATAAACTATACAGACCCTTTGACTAAAAAAGCTCTGGGGAGTTTTGATGCTGTTAGGTGTCTCAATAACTCTGTATTTGTAACTATTGTGGCAACCTTGATAACTCTATTGATTAATTCTATGGCGGCTTTTGCTTTGTCTAAGTATCGATTTAATGGACAAGTAGTCTTTTTTGTAATAATTCTTGCAACACTTATGGTGCCAGCATCAGTATTAATTGTTGGTATTTTTAAGATGGTCACAATGACTGGTCTTTCAGGCTCTCTATGGGGGGTCATAATTCCTGGGGCTGCAACGCCAACTGGAGTTTTTATGCTAAGACAGTATATGCTTACTATTCCAGATGAACTTTTAGAGGCTGCCAGAATGGATGCTGCGAGTGAGTGGACTATTTATTGGAGAATCATTTTTCCATTGGCTCTCCCAGCTATAGCCGTTCTAGGTATTCTTTCAATTATATGGCGATGGAATGATTTAATTCTGCCAATGATAGCTGTTTCAACAACAAAAGCTGCTTATACTATTCAGCTCTGTTTGCTTGACTTTAACGGAGAGTACCTTGCAAGAGAGCACTATGCTTTAGCCATGACTGTGGTTAGTCTGGTTCCAACAACACTTGTATTTGTTTTCCTGCAAAAATATATTACAACTGGCATTGCATCAACAGGGATGAAATAA
- a CDS encoding ABC transporter ATP-binding protein, with protein MANLKLIDIKKSYGKTEVIHGLELEVLDGEFCVLVGPSGCGKSTLLRMIAGLEAITEGSIFINDERVNDVSAAKRGLAMVFQSYALYPHMTVRQNLAFGLENLKLDKEDIDQRITKAATQLRMEEYLKRRPGQLSGGQRQRVAIGRAIVREPSIYLFDEPLSNLDAELRVATRVELKALHARLGNTMVYVTHDQVEAMTMADKIVVMHDGIIEQTGTPLDLYNKPANLFVAGFIGSPKMNFLNCSSLPEKIKKLAPKGAITFGIRPEHLTITEENSLPLKVVNVEQLGSDSYLYGDTIGDQEISIKLNNQTDIKSNQSVNVGFNSSNTHWFDSNGISL; from the coding sequence ATGGCAAATCTTAAACTCATTGATATTAAAAAATCTTATGGCAAAACAGAGGTCATTCATGGGCTTGAATTAGAGGTTTTAGACGGTGAATTTTGTGTGCTAGTTGGGCCATCTGGTTGCGGCAAATCAACCCTTTTGAGGATGATCGCTGGACTTGAGGCAATTACTGAGGGTTCTATCTTTATTAATGATGAAAGAGTAAATGATGTTTCTGCAGCAAAAAGGGGGTTAGCAATGGTTTTTCAGTCCTATGCTCTTTACCCTCATATGACAGTTAGACAAAACCTAGCATTTGGCCTGGAAAATTTAAAGTTAGATAAAGAAGATATTGATCAGAGAATTACTAAAGCCGCTACTCAGCTTAGAATGGAGGAGTACTTAAAAAGACGCCCTGGGCAATTATCTGGTGGCCAAAGACAACGAGTTGCAATTGGAAGAGCTATTGTTAGGGAGCCATCAATCTATCTATTTGATGAGCCACTATCAAATTTAGATGCAGAACTCCGAGTTGCTACTCGTGTTGAATTAAAAGCTCTACATGCAAGACTTGGAAACACCATGGTTTATGTTACTCATGACCAAGTTGAAGCAATGACAATGGCAGATAAGATTGTTGTTATGCATGATGGAATTATTGAACAGACAGGAACCCCTCTAGATTTATATAATAAACCTGCTAATTTATTTGTTGCTGGGTTTATTGGCTCACCAAAAATGAATTTTTTAAATTGCTCATCACTCCCAGAGAAGATCAAAAAACTTGCTCCTAAGGGAGCCATCACCTTTGGTATAAGGCCAGAACATTTAACAATCACAGAAGAAAACTCATTACCTTTAAAGGTAGTAAATGTTGAGCAACTAGGTTCTGATAGTTATCTCTATGGCGATACGATTGGTGATCAAGAGATCTCTATCAAATTAAACAATCAAACTGATATTAAATCTAATCAATCTGTTAATGTTGGATTTAATTCAAGCAATACCCACTGGTTTGATTCAAATGGAATATCTCTGTAA
- a CDS encoding 8-oxoguanine deaminase yields the protein MLDTDQSAVWIKNPLAVYADNSDSGVVISGNKIIELVPLGRLPKADINEVYDASNSVLLPGLINTHHHFYQTLTRAYPEALNKDLFPWLKSLYKVWANIEPEMLAVSTELALSELLLSGCTTASDHHYLFPSQLENAIDIQVEEAQKIGMRVTLTRGSMSLGEKDGGLPPQSVVQTKRDILLDSERLIKKYHNNKEGAMTQIALAPCSPFSVTKDLMIETAGLAQQYDVRLHTHLAETIDEEKFCLEKFGLRTVDYLESVGWLSNKTWLAHGIHFNKQEIQKLGESGVGICHCPSSNMMLASGICHSLELEESGSTIGLGVDGSASNDGSNMIAELRQAMYLQRLRYGASRVTHQKAYDWATKGSAALLGRSDIGEIAIGKQADLALFKLDELRFSGSHDSLAALLLCGAQKADRVMIAGKWKVVDGKIDGQDEAELISRHSNAAIKLRQLANV from the coding sequence ATGTTGGATACTGATCAGTCAGCAGTTTGGATTAAGAACCCTTTAGCTGTATATGCAGATAATAGCGATAGTGGTGTCGTTATTAGTGGCAATAAAATTATTGAATTAGTGCCCTTAGGTAGGTTGCCTAAAGCTGATATTAATGAGGTCTATGATGCTAGTAATAGTGTTCTTCTTCCAGGACTAATTAATACCCATCACCACTTTTATCAAACTTTAACGAGAGCTTATCCTGAGGCACTAAATAAGGATCTTTTTCCCTGGTTGAAGAGCCTTTATAAGGTCTGGGCAAATATTGAACCTGAGATGCTTGCAGTTTCTACAGAATTAGCACTTTCTGAGCTTTTACTCTCTGGATGCACTACTGCAAGTGATCATCATTATTTATTTCCCAGCCAGCTTGAAAATGCTATAGATATCCAAGTTGAGGAGGCTCAAAAAATTGGTATGCGAGTTACTTTAACTAGGGGTTCAATGAGTCTAGGAGAAAAAGATGGTGGTTTGCCACCACAGTCGGTTGTTCAAACTAAGCGAGATATACTGCTTGATAGTGAGCGACTAATTAAGAAATACCATAATAACAAAGAGGGTGCAATGACACAAATTGCTTTAGCACCATGTTCGCCATTCTCTGTAACTAAGGATTTAATGATAGAAACTGCAGGTCTTGCGCAGCAATATGATGTTCGTTTGCATACTCACCTGGCTGAGACAATAGATGAAGAGAAATTCTGTCTAGAAAAGTTTGGTTTAAGGACTGTAGATTATCTTGAGAGTGTTGGCTGGCTATCTAATAAGACTTGGCTTGCTCACGGTATACACTTTAATAAACAAGAAATCCAAAAGCTGGGTGAATCTGGTGTTGGTATTTGTCACTGCCCCAGCTCGAATATGATGCTAGCTTCAGGTATTTGTCATAGTCTTGAGCTTGAGGAGTCTGGGTCCACTATAGGTCTTGGTGTTGACGGCTCAGCCTCAAATGATGGCTCTAATATGATAGCTGAGCTTAGGCAAGCAATGTACTTGCAGCGTTTACGTTATGGCGCCTCAAGGGTTACTCATCAAAAAGCCTATGATTGGGCTACTAAAGGTTCAGCTGCGCTTTTAGGAAGGTCTGATATTGGAGAGATTGCGATTGGTAAGCAGGCAGATCTAGCTTTATTTAAGCTTGATGAACTCAGATTCTCTGGTAGCCATGACTCTTTGGCTGCCTTACTTCTTTGTGGAGCACAAAAAGCTGATAGGGTTATGATAGCTGGGAAGTGGAAGGTTGTTGATGGAAAAATTGATGGTCAGGATGAGGCTGAATTAATAAGTCGTCACAGTAATGCAGCAATAAAATTACGTCAATTAGCTAACGTTTAG
- a CDS encoding LexA family transcriptional regulator yields MNIHNHGGARKGAGRKKNSGNFKEQTKVIRVPISLVDSITPSIEIYKSQVKSGIEVLRVNEDPVKQLIPIFTSRVQAGFPSPADDHLEDTLDLNTHLIHHKEATFFVKAQGESMIGAGIHQGDILIVDKSLSPKSGKIVIAVVDGEFTVKRLHKYKGNITLKAENSEFEDIKIKGTDELIIWGVVTSVIHQYD; encoded by the coding sequence ATGAATATACACAATCATGGTGGTGCCAGAAAGGGTGCTGGTCGTAAAAAAAACTCAGGCAACTTTAAAGAACAAACTAAGGTTATTAGAGTTCCAATTAGTCTTGTCGACTCCATTACTCCTAGTATTGAGATATACAAATCTCAAGTTAAGTCAGGTATAGAAGTTCTTAGGGTTAATGAGGATCCAGTTAAGCAACTAATTCCAATCTTTACTTCGCGTGTACAGGCAGGATTTCCTTCTCCAGCAGACGACCATTTGGAAGATACGCTTGATTTAAATACTCACCTTATTCATCATAAGGAGGCAACCTTCTTTGTTAAGGCGCAGGGTGAGTCGATGATAGGTGCTGGTATTCATCAAGGCGATATACTGATAGTTGATAAATCACTATCTCCTAAAAGTGGAAAGATTGTCATTGCTGTTGTTGATGGCGAGTTTACTGTTAAGCGTTTGCATAAATACAAGGGAAATATAACTCTTAAGGCTGAAAATTCTGAATTTGAAGACATCAAGATTAAAGGGACTGATGAACTCATCATATGGGGTGTTGTGACCTCGGTGATACATCAGTATGATTAA